In the Populus trichocarpa isolate Nisqually-1 chromosome 1, P.trichocarpa_v4.1, whole genome shotgun sequence genome, one interval contains:
- the LOC18095511 gene encoding ABC transporter G family member 10 — MELPVKAPVSGGQKTSYRLETKNLSYKLCSKLDELDFIYCGGTPRRAPKFILRDVNCAASPGEITAIAGPSGAGKTTLLEILAGKIPSCKVSGQVLVNSQPMNAKHFRRLSGFVTQDDSLFPLLTVKETLLYSALLRLPGGRKEAASRVRRLLKELGLEHVSDSRIGEGSDWGISGGERRRVSIGVDLVHDPAVVFIDEPTSGLDSASALHVATLLKSMVLNQGKTIVLTIHQPSFRILELFDRLVLLSNGYAVHDGSLHFLEERLRFSGHQIPLHVNVLEFSIDVIESLSKQNSVSLNNQCPHEIRHNEGHIARTLYFNNHQEKPLCYPNSILEEVSILGQRFCSNIFRTKQLFAARVIQALVAGLILGTIFLNVGKKTGQVALQTRIGFFAFSLTFLLSSSTEGLPIFLQERRILMRETSRGAYRVSSYVLSNTLIFLPFLLMVALLYSTPVYWLVGLRMSIYGFLYFSLVVWMVILMSNSFVACFSALVPNFIMGTSVISGLMGSFFLFSGYFITKSKIPSYWVFMHYLSLFKYPFECFLINEYGGEQGNLRCLVYDKGRCNLYGSGFLRQQGLKDSQKWSNLAVMLGFIIGYRVLCFVILWFRCYRRR; from the coding sequence ATGGAATTGCCAGTGAAGGCACCGGTTTCTGGTGGCCAGAAAACCTCATACAGACTAGAAACCAAAAATCTGTCCTACAAGTTATGCAGCAAACTTGACGAGCTTGATTTTATTTACTGTGGAGGGACCCCAAGAAGAGCTCCTAAATTCATTCTGAGGGATGTAAACTGTGCAGCTAGTCCTGGCGAGATTACTGCGATTGCTGGTCCTAGTGGAGCAGGGAAGACCACGTTACTAGAGATCCTTGCTGGAAAGATACCTTCATGTAAAGTGTCTGGTCAAGTGCTGGTAAATAGCCAGCCAATGAATGCCAAACATTTCCGGAGATTATCCGGGTTTGTCACTCAAGATGATTCTCTATTTCCATTGCTTACAGTTAAAGAAACACTATTGTACAGTGCACTTTTAAGGCTACCAGGAGGGCGAAAAGAGGCCGCTAGTAGGGTGAGAAGGCTACTGAAGGAGCTCGGACTCGAACATGTTTCGGATTCAAGGATAGGTGAGGGATCAGACTGGGGCATTTCTGGTGGTGAAAGGCGTAGAGTTTCGATTGGAGTTGATTTAGTCCACGACCCTGCTGTTGTTTTCATCGATGAACCAACTTCAGGTCTGGATTCAGCATCAGCTCTTCATGTAGCGACTCTGCTCAAGTCTATGGTGTTGAATCAGGGTAAGACCATTGTTTTAACTATCCACCAACCCAGTTTTCGAATACTTGAGCTCTTTGATCGGCTTGTTTTGCTTTCCAACGGATATGCTGTCCATGATGGCTCACTGCATTTCCTTGAAGAGAGACTAAGGTTTTCTGGTCATCAAATTCCTCTCCATGTCAATGTGCTTGAGTTTTCTATTGATGTTATAGAAAGCCTGTCTAAGCAAAATTCAGTGTCTCTCAACAATCAATGCCCTCATGAGATCAGACATAATGAAGGCCACATCGCGAGGACTCTATACTTCAACAATCATCAAGAAAAACCTCTCTGCTATCCCAATTCTATATTGGAGGAGGTTTCGATACTAGGACAAAGATTTTGCAGCAACATTTTCAGAACCAAGCAACTATTTGCCGCAAGAGTAATACAAGCACTGGTGGCAGGACTAATACTTGGAACCATATTCTTGAATGTTGGAAAGAAAACAGGACAGGTCGCTTTGCAGACTCGAATCGGATTCTTTGCCTTCAGCCTCACCTTCTTGCTATCTTCCTCAACTGAAGGGCTGCCTATTTTCTTGCAAGAAAGAAGAATACTAATGAGAGAGACTTCAAGAGGAGCCTACAGGGTTTCTTCTTATGTCCTATCTAACACCCTCatctttcttcctttccttttaatgGTTGCTCTTCTCTACTCCACCCCAGTTTATTGGCTAGTTGGTTTGAGGATGTCAATCTACGGATTTCTTTACTTCTCTCTAGTGGTGTGGATGGTGATTTTGATGTCAAATTCTTTCGTTGCTTGTTTCAGTGCTCTAGTGCCTAACTTCATAATGGGGACATCAGTTATTTCAGGATTAATGGGATCTTTCTTCCTATTTTCTGGGTACTTCATAACAAAGAGTAAGATTCCTAGTTACTGGGTTTTCATGCACTATTTGAGTTTGTTCAAGTACCCATTTGAATGTTTCTTAATAAATGAATATGGAGGAGAGCAAGGCAACTTGAGGTGCTTAGTGTATGATAAAGGGAGATGCAATCTTTATGGAAGCGGGTTCCTAAGACAGCAAGGTCTAAAAGATTCACAAAAATGGAGCAATTTAGCTGTGATGCTTGGTTTTATCATTGGGTACAGAGTGCTATGCTTTGTGATTTTGTGGTTTAGATGTTACAGAAGAAGATGA
- the LOC18095512 gene encoding multiple organellar RNA editing factor 8, chloroplastic/mitochondrial — MATSLFTRSLFLQKPTSQTLISSLLSRAFTSHSSTSTACSSSLLRRFLRPLSSATTINRSVSRISIRSFSSSQKSSSLNDPSPNWSNRPPKETILLDGCDFEHWLVVMEKPEGDPTRDEIIDSYIKTLAQVVGSEEEARRKIYSVSTRCYYAFGALVPEEVSYKIKELKNVRWVLPDSYLDVKNKDYGGEPFIDGKAVPYDPKYHEEWIRNNARANERNRRNDRPRNVDRSRNFDRRMENMQPRGGAPPPPMANQAMRNPAPNMAGQPQNMGRQGAPPQPQNNYRGPGGPPPNNYNMGGPGGPPPNNYMGGQQNNMSRVPHNMPMQNYIPPQNNMPPQNNMPPQNYTPQQHNYIPPQNNMPPHNNTGGWSNDMPGNMQHNIQNEPANGGYQGGPSNYHNKYPPSQDAV, encoded by the exons ATGGCGACTTCACTCTTCACTCGCTCTCTCTTCCTCCAAAAACCCACCTCACAAACCCTAATTTCCTCCCTCCTCTCTCGCGCCTTCACTTCCCACTCCTCCACCTCCACCGCCTGTTCCTCCTCTCTCCTCCGCCGATTCCTCCGTCCTCTCTCCTCTGCAACCACCATCAATCGCTCCGTCTCTCGGATTTCAATCAGGTCGTTTTCTTCCAGTCAGAAATCGTCTTCCCTCAACGACCCAAGCCCTAACTGGTCTAATAGACCTCCAAAAGAGACTATTTTGCTTGATGGCTGTGATTTCGAGCATTGGCTCGTCGTTATGGAAAAGCCTGAGGGAGACCCCACTCGTGACGAGATCATCGATTCTTATATTAAAACTCTTGCTCAAGTTGTTGGCAG TGAGGAAGAAGCAAGGAGGAAGATCTATTCAGTTTCTACTCGATGCTACTATGCCTTTGGAGCTCTGGTGCCTGAAGAGGTTTCTTACAAGATTAAAG AATTGAAAAATGTCCGCTGGGTTCTTCCCGATTCATACCTGGATGTGAAGAACAAAGATTATGGAG GGGAGCCATTTATTGATGGGAAAGCTGTGCCCTATGACCCAAAATACCATGAGGAATGGATTAGGAACAATGCGAGGGCAAATGAAAGAAATAGGCGCAATGATCGACCTCGTAACGTCGACAGATCAAGGAACTTTGACAGAAGAATGGAAAACATGCAGCCGCGAGGTGGAGCTCCACCTCCTCCTATGGCTAATCAGGCTATGCGAAACCCTGCTCCCAACATGGCTGGACAACCACAAAACATGGGCAGACAAGGTGCACCACCGCAGCCACAAAACAACTACAGGGGACCAGGTGGACCGCCACCTAACAACTATAATATGGGTGGACCAGGTGGACCGCCACCTAACAACTATATGGGTGGGCAGCAGAACAATATGAGTAGGGTGCCACATAACATGCCCATGCAAAACTACATTCCTCCACAGAACAACATGCCCCCGCAGAACAATATGCCCCCTCAAAACTACACCCCTCAACAACACAACTACATTCCTCCGCAGAACAACATGCCTCCACATAACAACACAGGAGGATGGTCCAATGACATGCCTGGAAACATGCAACACAACATCCAGAATGAGCCTGCCAATGGAGGCTACCAAGGTGGACCATCAAACTACCATAACAAATACCCTCCAAGCCAGGATGCTGTGTAG
- the LOC18095515 gene encoding vicilin-like seed storage protein At2g18540 isoform X3, with amino-acid sequence MSFFHFDDVGETTGSSKHYQSKIPLDPAEKQTMSEEVQPDGCQYSAEIINDLPRKRRKRKKKHGNKGRIPWNKGRKHTAETRALIKQRTIEALTNPQVRKKMSGHPRAHNEAIRAKISSSLRQLWGKRLRWKRLRENFFLSWTKRIAIAAKEGSIDQQELDWDGYEKIKKEITLKQLQGAMEKAKGEEIAKRKVEREKKEKEEKMERVAQKRKEREEKAMEREETKRKAHRQSKKKTEESSVARKLTLKKRLTKIRKKKPTDDQMISQGASSPSLSRAWEKLNAEISKREKVPRETSLADQIQAAKNKKTESNTRKALAAPSFPLVC; translated from the exons ATGTCATTCTTTCATTT TGATGATGTCGGAGAGACTACAGGTTCTAGCAAGCATTACCAGTCAAAAATTCCTCTTGATCCAGCTGAGAAGCAGACTATGAGTGAGGAGGTTCAACCGGATGGATGCCAATACTCTGCAGAAATTATCAATGACCTTcccagaaagagaagaaaaagaaagaaaaaacatgggaACAAAGGGAGGATTCCATGGAACAAAGGCAGAAAACATACTGCAG agACCCGTGCACTGATAAAGCAAAGAACAATTGAAGCCTTGACAAACCCCCAG GTTAGGAAGAAGATGTCAGGGCATCCCCGTGCTCATAA TGAAGCGATCAGGGCTAAGATAAGTTCTTCGCTCAGACAACTCTGGGGTAAACGTTTGAGATGGAAAAGGCTGAGAGAGAATTTTTTTCTGTCATGGACTAAAAGAATAGCAATAGCTGCTAAGGAAGGAAGCATTGACCAACAAGAGCTAGACTGGGATGGgtacgaaaaaataaaaaaagaaataactcTCAAGCAGCTTCAGGGTGCCATGGAAAAGGCAAAGGGAGAGGAGATTGCAAAGAGAAAAgttgagagggaaaaaaaggaaaaagaagaaaagatggaAAGGGTTGCTCAGAAGAGAAAAGAGCGGGAAGAGAAAGCAAtggaaagagaagaaacaaaGAGGAAGGCACACagacaatcaaagaaaaaaacagaagagtCATCTGTTGCCCGAAAGTTGACACTTAAGAAGAGATTAACAAAG ATTCGAAAAAAGAAACCCACTGATGATCAGATGATTAGTCAAGGGGCATCATCGCCTTCCCTTAGCCGAGCTTGGGAGAAACTGAATGCAGAGATTAGTAAGAGAGAAAAGGTTCCAAGAGAAACTTCACTTGCGGATCAGATCCAAGctgccaaaaataaaaaaactgaatccAATACTAGGAAAGCTTTGGCAGCACCATCTTTTCCACTCGTTTGCTGA
- the LOC18095515 gene encoding vicilin-like seed storage protein At2g18540 isoform X2 translates to MSFFHFHVPNNLLWPTLGYVLEYTHFQPNVRQSNNCTSIGKKICPAYASISTFPRIDDFVALQISDDVGETTGSSKHYQSKIPLDPAEKQTMSEEVQPDGCQYSAEIINDLPRKRRKRKKKHGNKGRIPWNKGRKHTAETRALIKQRTIEALTNPQVRKKMSGHPRAHNEAIRAKISSSLRQLWGKRLRWKRLRENFFLSWTKRIAIAAKEGSIDQQELDWDGYEKIKKEITLKQLQGAMEKAKGEEIAKRKVEREKKEKEEKMERVAQKRKEREEKAMEREETKRKAHRQSKKKTEESSVARKLTLKKRLTKIRKKKPTDDQMISQGASSPSLSRAWEKLNAEISKREKVPRETSLADQIQAAKNKKTESNTRKALAAPSFPLVC, encoded by the exons ATGTCATTCTTTCATTT CCATGTTCCAAACAATCTTTTATGGCCAACTCTGGGTTATGTGTTGGAATACACACATTTTCAACCAAATGTACGACAGTCAAACAATTGTACATCGATCGGGAAGAAAATATGTCCCGCATATGCTTCTATTAGTACCTTCCCAAGAATTGATGATTTTGTAGCCTTGCAAATCAGTGATGATGTCGGAGAGACTACAGGTTCTAGCAAGCATTACCAGTCAAAAATTCCTCTTGATCCAGCTGAGAAGCAGACTATGAGTGAGGAGGTTCAACCGGATGGATGCCAATACTCTGCAGAAATTATCAATGACCTTcccagaaagagaagaaaaagaaagaaaaaacatgggaACAAAGGGAGGATTCCATGGAACAAAGGCAGAAAACATACTGCAG agACCCGTGCACTGATAAAGCAAAGAACAATTGAAGCCTTGACAAACCCCCAG GTTAGGAAGAAGATGTCAGGGCATCCCCGTGCTCATAA TGAAGCGATCAGGGCTAAGATAAGTTCTTCGCTCAGACAACTCTGGGGTAAACGTTTGAGATGGAAAAGGCTGAGAGAGAATTTTTTTCTGTCATGGACTAAAAGAATAGCAATAGCTGCTAAGGAAGGAAGCATTGACCAACAAGAGCTAGACTGGGATGGgtacgaaaaaataaaaaaagaaataactcTCAAGCAGCTTCAGGGTGCCATGGAAAAGGCAAAGGGAGAGGAGATTGCAAAGAGAAAAgttgagagggaaaaaaaggaaaaagaagaaaagatggaAAGGGTTGCTCAGAAGAGAAAAGAGCGGGAAGAGAAAGCAAtggaaagagaagaaacaaaGAGGAAGGCACACagacaatcaaagaaaaaaacagaagagtCATCTGTTGCCCGAAAGTTGACACTTAAGAAGAGATTAACAAAG ATTCGAAAAAAGAAACCCACTGATGATCAGATGATTAGTCAAGGGGCATCATCGCCTTCCCTTAGCCGAGCTTGGGAGAAACTGAATGCAGAGATTAGTAAGAGAGAAAAGGTTCCAAGAGAAACTTCACTTGCGGATCAGATCCAAGctgccaaaaataaaaaaactgaatccAATACTAGGAAAGCTTTGGCAGCACCATCTTTTCCACTCGTTTGCTGA
- the LOC18095515 gene encoding vicilin-like seed storage protein At2g18540 isoform X1, which yields MSFFHLRLSVPHLTCSHVPNNLLWPTLGYVLEYTHFQPNVRQSNNCTSIGKKICPAYASISTFPRIDDFVALQISDDVGETTGSSKHYQSKIPLDPAEKQTMSEEVQPDGCQYSAEIINDLPRKRRKRKKKHGNKGRIPWNKGRKHTAETRALIKQRTIEALTNPQVRKKMSGHPRAHNEAIRAKISSSLRQLWGKRLRWKRLRENFFLSWTKRIAIAAKEGSIDQQELDWDGYEKIKKEITLKQLQGAMEKAKGEEIAKRKVEREKKEKEEKMERVAQKRKEREEKAMEREETKRKAHRQSKKKTEESSVARKLTLKKRLTKIRKKKPTDDQMISQGASSPSLSRAWEKLNAEISKREKVPRETSLADQIQAAKNKKTESNTRKALAAPSFPLVC from the exons ATGTCATTCTTTCATTT GAGATTGTCTGTTCCCCATTTAACATGCAGCCATGTTCCAAACAATCTTTTATGGCCAACTCTGGGTTATGTGTTGGAATACACACATTTTCAACCAAATGTACGACAGTCAAACAATTGTACATCGATCGGGAAGAAAATATGTCCCGCATATGCTTCTATTAGTACCTTCCCAAGAATTGATGATTTTGTAGCCTTGCAAATCAGTGATGATGTCGGAGAGACTACAGGTTCTAGCAAGCATTACCAGTCAAAAATTCCTCTTGATCCAGCTGAGAAGCAGACTATGAGTGAGGAGGTTCAACCGGATGGATGCCAATACTCTGCAGAAATTATCAATGACCTTcccagaaagagaagaaaaagaaagaaaaaacatgggaACAAAGGGAGGATTCCATGGAACAAAGGCAGAAAACATACTGCAG agACCCGTGCACTGATAAAGCAAAGAACAATTGAAGCCTTGACAAACCCCCAG GTTAGGAAGAAGATGTCAGGGCATCCCCGTGCTCATAA TGAAGCGATCAGGGCTAAGATAAGTTCTTCGCTCAGACAACTCTGGGGTAAACGTTTGAGATGGAAAAGGCTGAGAGAGAATTTTTTTCTGTCATGGACTAAAAGAATAGCAATAGCTGCTAAGGAAGGAAGCATTGACCAACAAGAGCTAGACTGGGATGGgtacgaaaaaataaaaaaagaaataactcTCAAGCAGCTTCAGGGTGCCATGGAAAAGGCAAAGGGAGAGGAGATTGCAAAGAGAAAAgttgagagggaaaaaaaggaaaaagaagaaaagatggaAAGGGTTGCTCAGAAGAGAAAAGAGCGGGAAGAGAAAGCAAtggaaagagaagaaacaaaGAGGAAGGCACACagacaatcaaagaaaaaaacagaagagtCATCTGTTGCCCGAAAGTTGACACTTAAGAAGAGATTAACAAAG ATTCGAAAAAAGAAACCCACTGATGATCAGATGATTAGTCAAGGGGCATCATCGCCTTCCCTTAGCCGAGCTTGGGAGAAACTGAATGCAGAGATTAGTAAGAGAGAAAAGGTTCCAAGAGAAACTTCACTTGCGGATCAGATCCAAGctgccaaaaataaaaaaactgaatccAATACTAGGAAAGCTTTGGCAGCACCATCTTTTCCACTCGTTTGCTGA